From one Mytilus trossulus isolate FHL-02 chromosome 10, PNRI_Mtr1.1.1.hap1, whole genome shotgun sequence genomic stretch:
- the LOC134686245 gene encoding uncharacterized protein LOC134686245 — MDEKKIAIIGAGIMGISALRRLSENKKFLLTCFERNYDLGGLWLYTDQTDKDVYGRKINSAMYRNHQTNRPKQLMQLDGFPMDEECPTFPTQRDVLDYIRKVADQCNIRKYIKFNTEVQSVKPVSENTQNTKWLITYGDNRKKNDSHVEEFDAVIVCNGNCSIPNYPIIDNEKEFEGLVIHSIQYRRPELFAGLNVAVLGASHSGLDICHDISKHAKTVYLCHRGSKLTTVLPGNVIEKTSGFKRFISSSIILDDNDVIQIDAVIYCTGFRYDLSFLPEGLLEVGQNKVVCNLYKYVLPPQYSTIFFMGLMRLYILFFPYGDHEALFIKAMLEGSVCIPTYNEMIMIIDADSKRPWLSNSHWEWDKELASIAGNFESFPPVLKSIRDHIVAVKAKDFSMFRSVTFKITGPDSFEIV; from the exons ATGGACGAAAAAAAGATAGCTATTATTGGAGCGGGCATAATGGGCATTTCTGCCTTGAGACGGCTATCTGAGAACAAGAAATTTCTACTGACTTGTTTTGAGAGGAACTATGACCTTGGAGGTCTATGGCTTTACACAGATCAAACGGATAAAGATGTATATGGACGAAAAATTAACTCCGCTATGTATAGAAATCATCA GACTAATCGTCCAAAACAATTAATGCAACTAGATGGTTTTCCCATGGACGAAGAATGTCCAACTTTTCCTACGCAACGGGATGTTTTAGATTATATTCGCAAAGTTGCTGACCAATGTAATATTCGGAAATATATCAAG TTCAACACCGAAGTACAGTCAGTTAAACCCGTTTCTGAAAATACCCAGAATACAAAATGGCTGATAACATATGGAGACAATAGAAAAAAGAATGACAGTCATGTTGAAGAATTTGATGCTGTTATAGTTTGTAATGG TAACTGTTCCATTCCAAACTATCCAATAATTGATAACGAGAAGGAATTCGAAGGATTGGTAATTCATAGTATACAATACAGACGCCCAGAACTGTTTGCTGGACTTAATGTAGCGGTGTTGGGAGCGAGTCATTCAGGACTGGATATTTGTCACGACATTTCAAAACATGCAAAAACG gtATATTTATGCCACAGAGGTTCTAAGCTAACTACTGTATTGCCAGGGAATGTTATCGAAAAAACGTCCggttttaaaaggtttatatcatCTTCCATTATTCTTGATGATaatgacgtcatacagattgatGCAGTTATTTATTGTACCGGATTTAGGTACGACTTATCTTTCCTTCCTGAGGGCTTATTAGAAGTTGGACAAAATAAAGTCGTATGTAATCTCTACAAGTATGTTTTGCCACCTCAATATTCTACTATTTTTTTCATGGGACTTATGAGACTATATATACTTTTCTTTCCATATGGAGATCACGAGGCTTTATTTATCAAAGCGATGTTAGAGGGATCTGTCTGTATTCCAACTTATAACGAGATGATAATGATCATTGACGCAGATTCGAAACGTCCATGGCTCTCTAATAGTCATTGGGAGTGGGACAAAGAACTTGCTAGTATTGCAGGGAATTTTGAATCATTTCCACCAGTGTTGAAATCAATCAGAGATCATATAGTGGCTGTCAAAGCAAAAGACTTTTCAATGTTCAGATCAGTCACTTTTAAGATAACTGGACCAGACTCCTTTGAAATAGTGTAA